In one Platichthys flesus chromosome 3, fPlaFle2.1, whole genome shotgun sequence genomic region, the following are encoded:
- the foxn4 gene encoding forkhead box protein N4 — protein MIEGGITSMMSGIIENAGHHPSPQDYRLLTTDPSQLREEDLPGDLQSLSWLTSVDVPRLQQMADSRGHSNGPSQGSLLEQQTAQLSSLAMTAGQGAMLQLQSNMQHSPLGISIINTHSGSMSPFSMNGMPSPVYQCPTSVYQPTPQHVYSLTQTGQQCSTTGLYSNVSFNDQSLFTQPRLAPQDQELQPKSFPKPIYSYSCLIAMALKNSKTGSLPVSEIYSFMKEHFPYFKTAPDGWKNSVRHNLSLNKCFEKVENKTSSSSRKGCLWALNPAKIDKMEEEMQKWKRKDLPAIRRSMANPDELDRLITDRPENCRRKMLESGMTRLPGCQTGLPLTVSNQMQPQPIVTLSLPCLPMHQHHQFQAQLQAQARLAPMSPAPAQTPPLHIVPDHCHSPLTQQSSKPHEDFYIVHGDTHTEVDALDPSIMDFAFQGNLWEEMKDDSFNLDALGTFSNSPLRLSDCDLGSAGLPPTSSGVNMPLSDMQVTGLYTTYTTQEPLSSQYMGSAANSKPIILL, from the exons ATGATAGAAGGCGGAATTACATCCATGATGTCAGGAATAATTGAGAATGCTGGGCATCATCCATCGCCACAGGACTACAG GCTTCTGACCACGGACCCCTCccagctgagggaggaggaccTCCCCGGGGACCTGCAGTCTCTGTCATGGCTCACCTCTGTGGATGTGCCCAGACTGCAGCAGATGGCTGATAGCCGGGGCCACAGCAACGGGCCCTCCCAGGGCAGCCTGCTGGAGCAACAGACAG CTCAGCTGAGCAGCCTGGCGATGACGGCTGGACAAGGCGCCATGCTCCAGCTCCAGAGCAACATGCAGCACAGCCCTCTGGGAATCAGCATCATCAACACCCACAGTGGAAGT ATGTCTCCATTCTCCATGAATGGGATGCCTTCTCCAGTATACCAGTGCCCTACCTCAGTCTACCAGCCTACACCCCAGCACGTGTACTCTCTAACCCAAACTGGACAACAG TGTTCAACAACTGGGCTTTATAGCAATGTCTCTTTCAACGACCAAAGTCTATTCACGCAACCTCGTCTGGCTCCGCAAGACCAGGAGCTGCAGCCCAAGTCTTTCCCCAAGCCCATCTACTCCTACAG CTGTTTGATTGCCATGGctctgaaaaacagcaaaactgGCAGCCTCCCAGTCAGTGAGATCTATAGCTTTATGAAGGAACACTTTCCTTATTTTAAG ACTGCACCTGATGGCTGGAAGAACTCTGTCAGACACAACCTGTCCTTAAACAAATGCTTTGAGAAAGTGGAGAACAAGACGAGCAGCTCGTCTCGTAAGGGCTGTCTTTGGGCACTGAACCCTGCCAAAATtgacaagatggaggaggagatgcagaaGTGGAAACGCAAGGACCTGCCGGCCATCCGCCGCAGCATGGCTAACCCTG ATGAGCTGGACAGACTGATCACAGACCGCCCAGAGAACTGCAGACGCAAAATGTTAGAGTCCGGCATGACCCGGCTGCCCGGCTGTCAGACGGGCCTCCCGCTGACCGTCTCTAACCAGATGCAGCCTCAGCCCATTGTCACGCTGTCCCTCCCGTGTTTACCCatgcaccagcaccaccagttTCAGGCCCAGCTCCAGGCTCAGGCCCGACTGGCCCCCATGTCCCCCGCCCCGGCCCAGACACCTCCCCTCCACATTGTCCCCGACCACTGCCACAGTCCTCTCACTCAGCAGTCGAGCAAGCCCCATGAGGATTTCTACATCGTGCACGgggacacgcacacagaggTGGATGCACTAGACCCCAGCATCATGGACTTTGCCTTTCAAG GTAATCTGTGGGAGGAAATGAAAGACGACAGCTTTAACCTGGATGCTTTGGGCACCTTCAGTAATTCGCCCCTGCGACTATCAGACTGTGACTTGGGATCAGCCGGcctccctcccacctcctccggGGTGAACATGCCGCTGTCAGATATGCAGGTGACGGGCCTCTACACCACCTACACCACCCAGGAACCCCTGTCGTCCCAGTACATGGGCTCAGCAGCCAACAGCAAGCCCATCATCCTGCTTTGA